The Lagopus muta isolate bLagMut1 chromosome 4, bLagMut1 primary, whole genome shotgun sequence genome has a window encoding:
- the HGSNAT gene encoding heparan-alpha-glucosaminide N-acetyltransferase isoform X2, with the protein MKIGPVRNWVYKKLNPRETDRLINSELGSPSTTDSIGSDPSPRLWCATSRQRLRSLDTFRGLSLIIMVFVNYGGGKYWFFKHESWNGLTVADLVFPWFVFIMGTSISLSLSSMLRWGSSKQKVLGKILWRSFLLILLGVIVVNPNYCLGALSWENLRIPGVLQRLGLTYLVVAALELLFTRAGADSGTLEMSCPALQDVLPFWPQWIFILTLEVIWLCLTFLLPVPGCPRGYLGPGGIGDFGNYPNCTGGAAGYIDRLVLGEKHIYQHPSCNVLYQTTVPYDPEGILGTINTILMAFLGLQAGKIILSYRDQHKQIMSRFLVWSLVMGIISAILTKCSKEEGFIPINKNLWSTSYVTTMSCFAFILLLLMYYLVDVKRLWSGTPFFYPGMNSILVYIGHEVFENYFPFKWKMQDSQSHAEHLTQNLTATTLWVIISYILYRKKIFWKI; encoded by the exons ATGAA AATTGGTCCAGTCAGAAACTGGGTTTACAAGAAACTGAACCCTAGGGAAACTGATCGTCTGATTAATTCT GAGCTGGGGTCCCCAAGCACCACAGACTCCATTGGCAGTGATCCTTCCCCACGTCTGTGGTGTGCAACCTCTCGGCAACGACTGCGTTCTCTAGACACGTTCCGAGG CCTCTCTCTTATAATTATGGTGTTTGTTAACTATGGAGGAGGAAAATACTGGTTCTTCAAACATGAGAGTTGGAATG GATTAACAGTGGCAGACCTGGTTTTTCCATG GTTTGTGTTCATCATGGGCACATCAATATCACTGTCGCTGAGCTCCATGCTGAGGTGGGGAAGTTCTAAGCAGAAGGTGCTTGGGAAAATCCTCTGGAGGAGTTTTCTGCTAATCCTGCTGGGAGTCATAGTTGTGAATCCTAATTACTGCCTTGGAGCAT TGTCCTGGGAAAATCTGCGCATCCCCGGAGTACTCCAGAGACTGGGACTGACATATCTAGTGGTTGCTGCTCTTGAACTCCTGTTTACAAGAGCTGGTGCTGACAGTGGGACTTTG GAGATGTCatgtcctgctctgcaggatgTTCTCCCCTTCTGGCCACAGTGGATCTTCATTCTGACATTAGAAGTGATTTGGCTGTGCCTGACATTTTTGTTACCAGTGCCAGGTTGTCCCAG GGGCTATCTTGGTCCTGGGGGCATTGGAGATTTTGGAAACTATCCTAACTGCACTGGAGGAGCAGCTGGTTACATTGATCGTTTGGTTCTTGGAGAAAAGCATATATATCAGCATCCCTCTTGCAAT GTGCTTTACCAAACAACAGTGCCATATGATCCTGAAGGGATCCTGGGGACCATAAATACCATTTTAATGGCATTTCTGGGACTGCAg GCGGGAAAAATTATCTTGTCATACAGAGACCAGCACAAACAGATTATGAGCCGGTTCTTAGTCTGGAGCTTGGTAATG GGAATTATTTCTGCTATCTTGACAAAATGTTCTAAAGAAGAAGGGTTTATTCCCATAAACAAGAATTTATG GTCGACATCATATGTGACAACCATGAGCTGCTTTGCCTTCATCCTCTTATTGCTGATGTATTACCTTGTGGATGTCAAGAGACTGTGGTCAGGTACTCCATTTTTCTACCCAG GAATGAACTCAATCCTGGTCTACATTGGACACGAAGTGTTTGAAAACTATTTCCCTTTCAAGTGGAAGATGCAAGATAGTCAATCCCATGCAGAGCATCTGACTCAAAACCTCACTGCAACAACTCTTTGGGTCATAATATCATATATACTTTACAGGAAAAAGATATTCTGGAAAATCTGA